The following coding sequences lie in one Aquabacterium olei genomic window:
- a CDS encoding crotonase/enoyl-CoA hydratase family protein: MSQNTVDTTPPQLETLRVTLSDHIATVTLNRPDKANAMNWAMWQDIRSAMQWVDRTPEARVAIIEGEGRLFTSGIDLSMMMGLQGQIKDDCDGRMREKLRQLILELQDTLTSIERCRKPVIAAIHGGCIGGGVDLISCTDMRYCSADAYFTIKEIDIGMVADVGTLQRLPKLIGNQGIVREMAYTGRRVEAAEAREIGLVNRVFDSREALQAGVREVAAQVAAKSPLSIRGTKEMLNYSRDHSVADGLNHIATWNAAMLMSTDLTAAMMAGMAKQTPEFKD; encoded by the coding sequence ATGAGCCAGAACACCGTGGACACGACCCCGCCGCAGCTGGAGACGCTGCGCGTGACGCTGAGCGACCACATCGCCACCGTGACGTTGAATCGGCCGGACAAGGCCAATGCGATGAACTGGGCGATGTGGCAGGACATCCGCAGCGCCATGCAGTGGGTGGACCGCACGCCTGAGGCCCGGGTGGCCATCATCGAAGGGGAGGGGCGCCTGTTCACCTCCGGCATCGACCTGTCGATGATGATGGGGCTGCAGGGTCAGATCAAGGACGACTGCGATGGCCGCATGCGCGAGAAGCTGCGCCAGCTGATCCTCGAATTGCAGGACACGCTGACCAGCATCGAGCGGTGCCGCAAACCGGTGATCGCCGCCATCCACGGTGGCTGCATTGGCGGCGGCGTCGACCTGATCAGCTGCACCGACATGCGCTATTGCTCGGCCGATGCGTACTTCACGATCAAGGAAATCGACATCGGCATGGTGGCCGACGTGGGCACGCTGCAGCGCCTGCCCAAGCTGATCGGCAACCAGGGCATCGTGCGCGAGATGGCCTACACGGGCCGCCGCGTGGAGGCAGCCGAGGCGCGCGAGATCGGGCTGGTGAACCGCGTGTTCGACAGCCGCGAGGCACTGCAGGCCGGTGTGCGCGAGGTGGCGGCCCAGGTGGCGGCCAAGTCGCCGCTGTCGATCCGTGGCACGAAGGAGATGCTGAACTACAGTCGCGACCACTCGGTGGCCGACGGGCTGAACCACATCGCCACATGGAACGCGGCCATGCTGATGTCGACCGACCTGACGGCGGCGATGATGGCCGGGATGGCCAAGCAGACGCCCGAGTTCAAGGACTGA
- a CDS encoding NADPH-dependent 2,4-dienoyl-CoA reductase, which yields MTAYPHLLQPLDLGFTTLRNRVLMGSMHVGLEEAKNGFQRMAAFYAERARGGVALMVTGGIAPNDQGRPYPGGARLATEEEAAQHRVVTEAVHAAGGKIAMQILHFGRYAYHPELVGPSPIRAPISPMPPRELTTAEVEQTIADFVRCAQLAQQAGYDGVEIMGSEGYLINEFIAARTNQRTDEWGGSYENRIRFPVEIVRRTREAVGPNFILIYRLSMLDLVEGGSNFDEVVQLAKAVEAAGATLINTGIGWHEARIPTIATSVPRAAFAWVTKKLKGQVGIPLVTTNRINTPEVGEQVLAEGCADMVSMARPLLADPFFVVKAEAGKADEINTCIGCNQACLDHTFSGKITSCLVNPRACHETELVIEPASQPKRIAVVGAGPAGLACATTAASRGHDVTLFEADADVGGQFNIAKQIPGKEEFYETLRYFRKQLPLTGVKARFNTRVSAQELIDGGFDEVVLATGVAPRTPAIPGVDHPKVLSYLDVLRDKKPVGKTVAVIGAGGIGFDVSEYLTHEGESPSLVPEKFYAEWGIDTSYAERGGIKPAKLETPPRQVYLLQRKTSKVGDGLGKTTGWIHRTSLKNRNVEMIAGATYEKIDDQGLHITVGGQQTVLPVDNVVLCAGQEPFRALQDGLQTAGVKVTLIGGADVAAELDAKRAIKQGTEVAAAL from the coding sequence ATGACCGCGTACCCCCACCTGCTTCAACCCCTCGATCTGGGCTTCACCACACTGCGCAACCGCGTCCTGATGGGCTCGATGCACGTGGGGCTGGAAGAGGCCAAGAATGGCTTCCAGCGCATGGCCGCGTTCTATGCCGAGCGGGCACGGGGCGGTGTGGCCCTGATGGTGACGGGCGGCATCGCCCCCAATGACCAGGGCCGGCCCTATCCGGGTGGCGCCCGCCTGGCCACCGAAGAGGAAGCCGCGCAGCACCGCGTCGTGACCGAGGCCGTGCATGCTGCCGGCGGCAAGATCGCCATGCAGATCCTGCACTTCGGGCGCTATGCCTACCACCCCGAGCTGGTGGGCCCGAGCCCGATCCGCGCGCCGATCTCGCCCATGCCGCCGCGCGAGCTGACCACGGCCGAAGTCGAGCAGACGATTGCCGACTTCGTGCGCTGCGCCCAGCTGGCCCAGCAGGCCGGCTACGACGGCGTGGAGATCATGGGCTCCGAGGGCTACCTGATCAACGAGTTCATCGCCGCGCGCACCAACCAGCGCACCGACGAGTGGGGCGGCAGCTACGAGAACCGCATCCGTTTCCCGGTGGAGATCGTGCGCCGCACGCGCGAGGCCGTGGGGCCGAACTTCATCCTGATCTACCGCCTGTCGATGCTGGACCTGGTGGAGGGCGGCTCGAACTTCGACGAAGTGGTGCAGCTGGCCAAGGCCGTCGAAGCCGCGGGCGCCACCCTGATCAACACCGGCATCGGCTGGCACGAGGCCCGCATCCCGACGATCGCGACCAGCGTGCCGCGCGCCGCCTTTGCCTGGGTGACGAAGAAGCTCAAGGGCCAGGTGGGCATCCCGCTGGTCACCACCAACCGCATCAACACGCCGGAAGTGGGCGAGCAGGTGCTGGCCGAGGGCTGTGCCGACATGGTGTCGATGGCCCGTCCGCTGCTGGCCGATCCCTTCTTCGTGGTCAAGGCCGAAGCCGGCAAGGCCGATGAAATCAACACCTGCATTGGCTGCAACCAGGCCTGCCTGGACCACACCTTCAGCGGCAAGATCACCTCGTGCCTGGTGAACCCGCGTGCCTGTCATGAAACCGAACTCGTCATCGAACCCGCCAGCCAGCCCAAGCGAATCGCCGTGGTGGGCGCCGGCCCTGCCGGTCTGGCGTGTGCCACCACGGCCGCCAGCCGCGGCCACGATGTGACGCTGTTCGAGGCCGACGCCGATGTGGGCGGCCAGTTCAACATCGCCAAGCAGATCCCGGGCAAGGAAGAGTTCTACGAGACGCTGCGCTACTTCCGCAAGCAGCTGCCGCTGACCGGTGTGAAGGCGCGCTTCAACACCCGTGTGTCGGCGCAGGAGCTGATCGACGGCGGCTTCGACGAAGTGGTGCTGGCCACGGGTGTGGCGCCGCGCACGCCGGCCATTCCGGGTGTGGACCACCCCAAGGTGCTCAGCTACCTGGACGTGCTGCGTGACAAGAAGCCGGTGGGCAAGACGGTGGCCGTGATCGGCGCTGGCGGCATTGGCTTCGACGTGTCGGAGTACCTGACGCACGAAGGCGAAAGCCCCTCGCTGGTGCCCGAGAAGTTCTATGCCGAGTGGGGCATCGACACGAGCTATGCCGAGCGCGGTGGCATTAAACCGGCCAAGCTGGAAACGCCGCCGCGCCAGGTCTACCTGCTGCAGCGCAAGACGAGCAAGGTGGGTGACGGCCTGGGCAAGACGACGGGCTGGATCCACCGCACCTCGCTGAAGAACCGCAATGTCGAGATGATCGCAGGCGCGACCTACGAGAAGATCGACGACCAGGGTCTGCACATCACGGTGGGCGGGCAGCAGACCGTGCTGCCGGTGGACAACGTGGTGCTGTGTGCCGGCCAGGAGCCGTTCCGTGCGCTGCAGGACGGCCTGCAGACGGCGGGCGTGAAGGTGACGCTGATCGGCGGGGCCGACGTGGCCGCCGAGCTGGACGCCAAGCGCGCAATCAAGCAGGGCACGGAAGTGGCCGCGGCGCTTTGA